In Streptomyces chartreusis, the following proteins share a genomic window:
- a CDS encoding FxsB family cyclophane-forming radical SAM/SPASM peptide maturase gives MAARPFRQFVVKVHSRCDLACDHCYVYKHADQSWRRRPRVMAPRVVRATAERIAEHARAHRLKRVTVVLHGGEPLLAGPERLAALAHELRRSLDGIAVLDLRMQTNALLLDDEFCALLVRERIHAGVSLDGDRVSHDRHRVRADGSGSYDDTVRALRLLGQPAHRPAFAGLLCTVDVNNDPDAVYDALAEVRPPRVDFLLPHATWDNPPARPRGSTDYADWLITSYERWNADGRPFSIRVFESVEAAATGEPGFTEALGLGSPDLLVIETDGAIEQADWLKTVAEGAPETGYHVLVNSFDEAARHPGFQARSLGLDGLSAQCRACPVVSICGGGLYGHRFSTGTGFVNPSVYCADLLKLIQHIQSTAPKTQRHSVPPADIGALTIGGALEHAAVLRLSQAQLDLRRAMLAYLLRAGIGSEDTWQALLELDGPDLDLVLADPAVHSWAVAACSSDAHGQAVPDTELLEGLALATAVRARRRLELAVRVGTDGVVPLPSVGRLRLLPDSGSLVVGDRVRLGTSGGRVWRADGGMASWEPVQRLSSEGLEVRLQQNDPRTRDSGPRARLTANWRRSLAAAWGVLARRHPHQAAALAAGVNTLVLLDSAPSEDASRPPFGALALAPTDTEQDLVAAMLREWQYAKFAALRDLLDLGGTGQEAALRRAYARLAVARAWRARQGQAARAEAELWGKQTLAALDAFAAETDAPTPAGLRMATDIRTATYSLATGP, from the coding sequence ATGGCAGCACGGCCCTTCCGGCAGTTCGTAGTGAAGGTTCACAGTCGGTGCGACCTGGCCTGTGACCACTGTTATGTCTACAAACACGCAGATCAGAGCTGGCGCCGCCGTCCCCGGGTAATGGCGCCGCGCGTCGTCAGGGCCACCGCCGAGCGCATCGCCGAGCATGCCCGGGCGCACCGGCTCAAGCGGGTCACTGTCGTGTTGCACGGCGGGGAACCATTACTCGCCGGCCCCGAACGACTGGCTGCCCTGGCACACGAATTGCGCCGTTCGCTGGACGGCATCGCGGTGCTCGACCTCCGCATGCAGACCAACGCACTACTTCTCGACGACGAATTCTGCGCACTCCTGGTACGTGAGCGCATCCACGCGGGTGTCTCCCTGGACGGAGACAGGGTCTCCCACGACCGTCACCGGGTGCGGGCCGACGGATCCGGCAGCTATGACGACACGGTGCGGGCGCTGCGACTGCTGGGACAGCCCGCCCACCGTCCGGCGTTCGCGGGCCTGTTGTGCACCGTGGACGTGAACAACGACCCGGACGCGGTCTATGACGCGTTGGCCGAAGTGCGGCCTCCACGCGTGGACTTCCTCCTCCCTCATGCCACATGGGACAACCCGCCGGCCCGGCCGCGCGGCAGCACGGACTACGCGGACTGGCTGATCACCTCGTACGAGCGGTGGAACGCGGACGGCCGGCCGTTCAGCATCCGCGTGTTCGAGTCGGTGGAGGCTGCGGCGACGGGCGAGCCCGGCTTCACCGAGGCACTCGGGCTCGGCAGTCCGGACCTCCTGGTGATAGAGACGGACGGAGCGATCGAACAGGCCGACTGGCTCAAGACGGTGGCCGAGGGTGCCCCCGAGACCGGCTATCACGTCCTGGTCAACAGCTTCGACGAGGCCGCTCGACACCCCGGCTTCCAGGCCCGGAGCCTGGGCCTGGACGGGCTGTCCGCGCAATGCCGGGCATGCCCGGTGGTGAGCATCTGCGGCGGCGGTCTCTACGGGCACCGGTTCAGCACCGGCACCGGATTCGTCAACCCCTCTGTGTATTGCGCCGACTTGCTCAAACTCATCCAGCACATCCAGTCGACCGCTCCTAAGACACAACGACACTCCGTGCCGCCGGCAGACATCGGCGCGCTCACCATCGGCGGTGCGCTGGAGCACGCGGCCGTACTGCGTCTGTCGCAAGCACAGTTGGACTTGCGCCGCGCAATGCTGGCCTACCTTCTCCGCGCCGGCATCGGTTCGGAGGACACCTGGCAAGCCTTGCTTGAGCTGGACGGTCCGGACCTGGACCTCGTGCTCGCTGACCCCGCGGTCCATTCCTGGGCGGTGGCGGCCTGCTCCTCCGACGCACATGGGCAGGCAGTGCCGGACACCGAACTGCTCGAAGGGCTGGCTCTGGCGACAGCCGTCCGCGCACGACGTCGTCTGGAGCTCGCGGTCCGAGTGGGCACGGATGGCGTCGTGCCTCTGCCGTCGGTCGGTCGACTGCGTCTGCTGCCCGACAGCGGCTCCCTCGTGGTCGGGGACAGAGTCCGGTTGGGCACGAGCGGCGGGCGCGTGTGGCGGGCCGACGGCGGCATGGCGAGCTGGGAACCCGTGCAACGCCTGTCGAGCGAGGGGTTGGAGGTGAGACTGCAGCAAAACGATCCCCGCACGAGAGACAGCGGCCCGCGGGCCCGACTCACGGCGAACTGGCGAAGGTCTCTGGCAGCTGCCTGGGGCGTTCTTGCCCGTCGGCACCCGCACCAAGCCGCAGCGCTGGCGGCCGGGGTGAACACGCTGGTGCTACTCGACAGCGCTCCGTCGGAGGACGCCTCCCGCCCGCCGTTCGGCGCTCTGGCGCTGGCGCCGACCGACACCGAGCAGGACCTCGTCGCGGCCATGCTCCGAGAGTGGCAGTACGCGAAGTTCGCAGCCCTCCGCGATCTGCTCGACCTTGGCGGCACAGGCCAAGAGGCGGCATTGCGACGGGCGTACGCCCGCTTGGCCGTGGCCCGAGCATGGCGTGCCCGTCAAGGACAGGCCGCCCGGGCCGAGGCGGAACTCTGGGGGAAGCAGACGCTCGCCGCGCTGGACGCCTTCGCCGCCGAGACCGACGCCCCCACCCCAGCCGGCCTGCGCATGGCTACGGACATCAGGACGGCCACATACTCACTGGCGACCGGCCCATGA
- a CDS encoding MBL fold metallo-hydrolase, whose protein sequence is MAQVYDHGGGVKSIRVPIPDNPLGHTLVYVVDTDRGPVLVDTGWDDPTSWDTLAEGLAACGTGPGEIHGVVITHHHPDHHGLSGKVRDASGAWIAMHAADAAIVRRTRTTRPDRWFTYMAAKLTAAGAPEDHVAPLRTARRPSTMPGFTPAAPDREIVPGELLDLPGRHLRAIWTPGHTPGHVCLHLEEDHPAQLPGHGRLFSGDHLLPGITPHIGLYEDPDDTTVTDPLGDYLASLERIAALTPAEVLPAHQHTFTDAPARVGELLTHHEDRLTDLLTLLATPLTPWQLAERMEWNRPWSQIPYPSRNIAIAEAEAHLRRLVKLGRAEAVAGGEPVAYVAV, encoded by the coding sequence ATGGCGCAGGTGTACGACCACGGCGGCGGCGTGAAGTCGATCCGGGTCCCCATCCCCGACAACCCCCTGGGCCACACCCTGGTGTACGTCGTCGACACCGACCGGGGCCCGGTGCTCGTCGACACCGGCTGGGACGACCCGACGTCCTGGGACACCCTCGCCGAGGGCCTGGCGGCGTGCGGCACCGGGCCCGGCGAGATCCACGGCGTGGTGATCACCCATCACCACCCCGACCACCACGGCCTGTCGGGCAAGGTGCGCGATGCGTCGGGCGCCTGGATCGCGATGCACGCGGCGGACGCGGCGATCGTACGGCGCACCCGGACGACCCGTCCCGACCGCTGGTTCACCTACATGGCGGCCAAACTCACGGCGGCCGGCGCCCCCGAGGACCACGTGGCCCCGCTGCGCACGGCCCGCCGCCCCAGCACGATGCCGGGCTTCACACCCGCCGCCCCCGACCGCGAGATCGTCCCCGGCGAACTCCTCGACCTCCCCGGCCGCCACCTGCGCGCGATCTGGACGCCGGGCCACACCCCGGGCCACGTCTGCCTCCACCTGGAGGAGGACCACCCCGCGCAACTCCCGGGCCACGGCCGCCTCTTCTCCGGCGACCACCTGCTCCCCGGGATCACCCCGCACATCGGCCTGTACGAGGACCCCGACGACACGACAGTCACCGACCCCCTCGGCGACTACCTGGCCTCCCTGGAACGCATCGCCGCGCTGACCCCGGCGGAGGTGCTCCCGGCCCACCAGCACACATTCACCGACGCCCCCGCCCGCGTAGGCGAGCTCCTCACCCACCACGAGGACCGCCTGACCGACCTCCTCACCCTCCTCGCCACGCCGCTCACCCCCTGGCAACTCGCCGAACGCATGGAGTGGAACCGCCCCTGGTCCCAGATCCCGTACCCCTCCCGCAACATCGCGATCGCGGAGGCGGAGGCACATCTGAGGCGACTTGTGAAGCTGGGGAGGGCGGAGGCGGTGGCGGGGGGTGAGCCGGTGGCTTATGTGGCGGTGTGA
- a CDS encoding aldehyde dehydrogenase has protein sequence MTELVEHGQLFIGGELTDPLGKDVIEVISPHTEEVIGRVPHASPADVDRAVAVARKAFDEGPWPRMSLDERIEVVTRIKDGIAVRHEEIARVISSENGSPYSWSVLAQALGAMMVWDAAITVARNFTYEETRDGVLGKILVRREPVGVVAAVVPWNVPQFVAAAKLAPALLTGCTVILKPSPESPLDAYLLAEIAKDAGLPEGVLSVLPADREVSEYLVGHPSIDKVSFTGSVAAGKRVMEVAARNLTRVTLELGGKSAAVVLPDADVEATVAGVVPAAWMNNGQACVAQTRILLPRSRYDEFAEAFAAAAGALVVGDPLDPATQVGPLVARRQQRRNLDYIRIGQEEGAKILVGGGRPAGRDKGWYVEPTLFGDVENSMRIAREEIFGPVICLLPYGDESEAVKIANDSDYGLSGSVWTADTGHGIEIARQVRTGTYSVNTFSLDMLGPFGGYKNSGLGREFGPEGFGEYLEHKMIHLPAGWEA, from the coding sequence ATGACCGAGCTCGTGGAACACGGACAGCTGTTCATCGGCGGGGAGTTGACCGACCCCCTGGGCAAGGACGTCATCGAGGTGATCTCGCCACACACGGAAGAGGTCATCGGACGCGTGCCGCACGCCTCGCCCGCCGACGTCGACCGCGCCGTCGCGGTGGCCCGCAAGGCGTTCGACGAAGGGCCCTGGCCGCGGATGAGCCTCGACGAGCGGATCGAGGTCGTCACCCGCATCAAGGACGGGATCGCCGTTCGGCACGAGGAGATCGCCCGCGTGATCTCCTCCGAGAACGGCTCCCCGTACTCCTGGAGCGTTCTCGCCCAGGCCCTCGGCGCGATGATGGTCTGGGACGCGGCGATCACGGTCGCCCGGAACTTCACCTACGAGGAGACACGCGACGGGGTGCTGGGCAAGATCCTCGTGCGGCGCGAGCCCGTCGGGGTCGTGGCGGCCGTGGTCCCCTGGAACGTCCCGCAGTTCGTCGCCGCCGCCAAGCTCGCACCCGCGCTGCTCACCGGCTGCACGGTCATCCTCAAGCCCTCGCCCGAGTCGCCGCTCGACGCCTATCTGCTCGCCGAGATAGCGAAGGACGCCGGGTTGCCCGAGGGCGTGCTGTCCGTCCTTCCCGCGGACCGTGAGGTGAGTGAGTATCTCGTCGGGCACCCCTCGATCGACAAGGTCTCCTTCACCGGCTCGGTGGCCGCCGGCAAACGCGTCATGGAGGTCGCCGCCCGCAATCTCACCCGTGTGACGCTGGAACTGGGCGGCAAGTCGGCGGCCGTCGTCCTGCCGGACGCCGACGTCGAGGCGACCGTCGCCGGTGTCGTGCCGGCGGCCTGGATGAACAACGGCCAGGCGTGCGTCGCCCAGACCCGCATCCTGCTCCCGCGCTCCCGCTACGACGAGTTCGCCGAGGCCTTCGCCGCCGCGGCCGGCGCGCTGGTGGTCGGCGACCCGCTCGACCCGGCGACCCAGGTGGGCCCGCTGGTCGCACGGCGGCAGCAGCGCCGCAACCTCGACTACATCCGCATCGGGCAGGAGGAAGGCGCGAAGATCCTGGTCGGCGGCGGGCGTCCGGCGGGGCGGGACAAGGGCTGGTACGTCGAGCCGACGCTCTTCGGGGACGTCGAGAACTCCATGCGCATCGCCCGCGAGGAGATCTTCGGACCGGTGATCTGCCTCCTTCCCTACGGCGACGAGTCCGAGGCCGTGAAGATCGCCAACGACTCCGACTACGGCCTCAGCGGCAGCGTCTGGACCGCCGACACCGGGCACGGCATCGAGATCGCGCGGCAGGTCCGTACCGGGACGTACTCGGTGAACACCTTCAGCCTGGACATGCTGGGCCCGTTCGGCGGCTACAAGAACTCCGGCCTGGGCCGGGAGTTCGGGCCCGAGGGCTTCGGCGAGTACCTGGAGCACAAGATGATCCACCTCCCGGCCGGCTGGGAGGCGTAG
- a CDS encoding ferredoxin — MGDRWQVEVDRSVCIGSAQCVHHAPDGFRLDTGRQSHPADPETDANERILAAAESCPVEAIVITLLGSGEPVFPPEE; from the coding sequence ATGGGTGACCGCTGGCAAGTCGAGGTCGACCGGTCGGTGTGCATCGGCTCGGCCCAGTGCGTCCACCACGCCCCCGACGGCTTCCGCCTCGACACCGGCCGGCAGTCCCATCCGGCCGACCCGGAGACCGACGCGAACGAGCGGATCCTGGCGGCGGCGGAGAGCTGCCCCGTCGAGGCGATCGTGATCACCCTGCTCGGGAGCGGGGAGCCGGTGTTCCCGCCCGAGGAATAG
- a CDS encoding TetR family transcriptional regulator translates to MPAEASSASPSSPPLTERQEARRRRILHASAQLASRGGFDAVQMREVAESSQVALGTLYRYFPSKVHLLVATMQDQLEHMHGTLRKKPPQGATAAERVAETLMRAFRALQREPHLADAMVRALTFADRSVSPEVDQVSRQTTVIILDAMGLENPTPEQLSAVRVIEHTWHSALITWLSGRASIAQVKIDIETVCRLIDLTSPEGRE, encoded by the coding sequence ATGCCTGCGGAAGCCAGTAGCGCGAGCCCCTCCTCACCGCCTCTCACCGAGCGGCAGGAGGCCCGTCGCCGACGCATCCTGCACGCCAGCGCGCAGCTCGCCAGCCGGGGCGGCTTCGACGCCGTTCAGATGCGCGAGGTCGCGGAGTCCTCGCAGGTGGCGCTCGGCACGCTGTACCGCTACTTCCCGTCCAAGGTGCATCTGCTGGTCGCCACGATGCAGGACCAGTTGGAGCACATGCACGGCACGCTCCGGAAGAAGCCGCCGCAGGGCGCGACCGCCGCAGAGCGGGTCGCGGAGACCCTGATGCGGGCGTTCCGGGCCCTGCAGCGCGAGCCGCATCTGGCCGACGCGATGGTCCGCGCGCTGACCTTCGCCGACCGCAGCGTCTCCCCCGAGGTGGACCAGGTCTCCCGCCAGACGACGGTGATCATCCTGGACGCGATGGGCCTGGAGAACCCGACGCCCGAGCAGCTCTCCGCCGTCCGGGTCATCGAGCACACCTGGCACTCGGCCCTGATCACCTGGCTGTCCGGGCGCGCCTCGATCGCCCAGGTGAAGATCGACATCGAGACGGTGTGCCGCTTGATCGACCTGACGAGCCCGGAGGGGCGCGAGTAG
- a CDS encoding glycosyltransferase family 4 protein yields the protein MTAGAREAAASEDLAADGERPLDIALLTYKGNPFCGGQGVYVRHLSRELARLGHRVEVIGSQPYPVLDEGAEYAGRLTLTELPSLDLYRQPDPFRTPGRDEYRDWIDALEVGTMWTGGFPEPLTFSLRARRLLRARSGDFDVVHDNQTLGYGLLGDVGAPLVTTIHHPITVDRQLELDAADGWRRRMSVRRWYAFTRMQKRVARRLPSVLTVSGTSRQEIVDHLGVAGDRVHVVHIGADTDLFSPDPSVRRIPGRIVTTSSADVPLKGLVFLVEALAKVRTEHPDAHLVVVGKRPTEGPVAQAVERYGLEGAVEFVKGISDAELVDLVRSAEVACVPSLYEGFSLPAAEAMATGTPLVATTGGAIPEVAGRDGETCLAVPPGDAGALAAGLSRLLGDPELRVRLGSAGRERVLRHFTWARAAEGTVARYREAVARSAGPTPDRSAAPQTFAPKQLAASNPEGRASC from the coding sequence GTGACCGCTGGGGCCAGGGAGGCCGCGGCCTCGGAGGACCTTGCCGCCGACGGCGAGCGACCGCTCGACATCGCGCTTCTCACCTACAAAGGGAACCCGTTCTGCGGCGGCCAGGGCGTCTACGTACGTCATCTCTCCCGCGAGCTGGCCCGCCTCGGCCACCGCGTCGAGGTCATCGGCTCCCAGCCCTACCCCGTCCTCGACGAGGGCGCGGAGTACGCCGGCCGGCTGACCCTCACCGAGCTCCCCAGCCTCGACCTCTACCGCCAGCCCGACCCCTTCCGCACGCCCGGACGCGACGAGTACCGCGACTGGATCGACGCCCTGGAAGTGGGCACGATGTGGACCGGCGGCTTCCCCGAGCCGCTGACCTTCTCGCTGCGCGCCCGCCGCCTGCTGCGCGCCCGCAGCGGCGACTTCGACGTCGTGCACGACAACCAGACCCTGGGATACGGCCTGTTGGGCGACGTCGGCGCCCCGCTCGTCACCACCATCCACCACCCCATCACCGTGGACCGCCAGTTGGAGCTGGACGCGGCGGACGGGTGGCGCCGGCGGATGTCGGTGCGGCGCTGGTACGCCTTCACCCGGATGCAGAAGCGTGTGGCGCGCCGCCTGCCGTCCGTCCTCACCGTCTCCGGCACGTCCCGTCAGGAGATCGTCGACCACCTCGGCGTCGCCGGGGACCGCGTCCACGTGGTGCACATCGGCGCCGACACCGACCTTTTCTCGCCGGATCCGTCGGTCCGGCGGATCCCCGGCCGGATCGTCACGACCTCCAGCGCGGACGTCCCGCTCAAGGGCCTGGTCTTCCTCGTCGAGGCGCTCGCCAAGGTCCGCACCGAGCACCCCGACGCCCATCTCGTCGTCGTCGGCAAGCGGCCCACCGAGGGTCCGGTCGCGCAGGCCGTCGAGCGCTACGGCCTCGAAGGCGCCGTCGAGTTCGTCAAGGGCATCTCCGACGCCGAACTCGTCGACCTGGTCCGCTCGGCCGAGGTCGCCTGCGTGCCGTCGCTGTACGAGGGCTTCTCCCTGCCCGCCGCCGAGGCCATGGCCACCGGGACGCCGCTCGTCGCCACGACCGGCGGGGCGATTCCCGAGGTCGCCGGACGCGACGGCGAGACGTGTCTGGCGGTGCCGCCGGGGGACGCCGGGGCGCTGGCCGCCGGGCTGAGCCGGCTGCTGGGCGACCCGGAGCTGCGAGTACGACTCGGTTCCGCCGGACGTGAGCGGGTGCTGCGCCACTTCACCTGGGCGCGAGCCGCCGAGGGGACGGTGGCCCGGTACCGGGAGGCGGTCGCCCGCTCCGCCGGCCCGACACCGGACCGCTCCGCGGCCCCCCAGACATTCGCCCCCAAGCAACTCGCCGCATCCAACCCCGAAGGCAGGGCCTCGTGCTGA
- a CDS encoding class I SAM-dependent methyltransferase translates to MLTVDFSRFPLAPGDRVLDLGCGAGRHAFECYRRGAQVVALDQNGEEIREVAKWFAAMKEAGEAPEGATATAMEGDALALPFPDESFDVVIISEVMEHIPDDKGVLAEMVRVLKPGGRIAITVPRYGPEKVCWALSDEYHEVEGGHIRIYKADELLAKIRGAGLKPYGTHHAHALHSPYWWLKCAFGVDNDKALPVRAYHKLLVWDIMKKPLATRVAEQALNPLIGKSFVAYATKPHLPRLSETPETSETSEAAAK, encoded by the coding sequence GTGCTGACCGTCGACTTCTCCCGGTTCCCGCTCGCCCCGGGCGACCGCGTCCTGGACCTCGGCTGCGGTGCCGGCCGGCACGCGTTCGAGTGCTACCGGCGCGGCGCCCAGGTCGTGGCGCTGGACCAGAACGGCGAGGAGATCCGCGAGGTCGCGAAGTGGTTCGCGGCGATGAAGGAGGCGGGCGAGGCCCCCGAGGGCGCCACCGCCACGGCGATGGAGGGCGACGCGCTCGCGCTGCCCTTCCCCGACGAGTCCTTCGACGTCGTGATCATCTCCGAGGTCATGGAGCACATCCCGGACGACAAGGGCGTACTTGCCGAGATGGTGCGGGTGCTCAAGCCGGGCGGCCGGATCGCCATCACCGTCCCGCGCTACGGCCCCGAGAAGGTGTGCTGGGCGCTGTCCGACGAGTACCACGAGGTCGAGGGCGGCCACATCCGCATCTACAAGGCGGACGAACTGCTCGCGAAGATCCGCGGTGCGGGCCTCAAGCCGTACGGCACCCACCACGCCCACGCGCTGCACTCGCCGTACTGGTGGCTCAAGTGCGCGTTCGGCGTCGACAACGACAAGGCGCTGCCGGTGCGGGCGTACCACAAGCTGCTGGTCTGGGACATCATGAAGAAGCCGCTGGCCACCCGGGTCGCCGAGCAGGCGCTGAACCCGCTGATCGGCAAGAGCTTCGTGGCGTACGCGACCAAGCCGCACCTGCCGCGGCTGTCCGAGACCCCCGAGACCTCCGAGACCTCCGAGGCGGCCGCCAAGTGA
- a CDS encoding prenyltransferase, translating into MTTPRTEHLVLPGVLTAEEAAATVAGILAVQREDGAIPWFRGHHLDPWDHVEAAMALDTAGEHAAAERAYTWLATHQNDDGSWYAAYADGAFDDVTDTGRETNFVAYIAVGVWHHYLSTGDDTFLDRMWPSVHAAIEFVLQLQQSGGQIGWRRDEDGTANPDALLTGSSSIHHALRCALAIAEQREEPQPDWELAAGALRHAIRRHPERFLDKDRYSMDWYYPVLGGALTGAEAKSRMEEGWERFVVPGLGVRCVVPNPWVTGGESAELALALWAMGESDRALDILQSIQHLRDAESGLYWTGYVFEDQAIWPRELTTWTAGSLLLAVAALGGHEATCAVFGGDRLPAGLDPDCCG; encoded by the coding sequence GTGACCACCCCCCGGACAGAACACCTCGTCCTGCCCGGGGTCCTCACCGCCGAGGAGGCCGCCGCGACCGTGGCCGGCATCCTCGCGGTGCAGCGGGAGGACGGGGCGATCCCGTGGTTCCGCGGGCACCACCTCGACCCCTGGGACCACGTCGAGGCCGCGATGGCGCTGGACACCGCCGGTGAACACGCGGCGGCCGAGCGGGCGTACACCTGGCTGGCGACGCATCAGAACGACGACGGCTCCTGGTACGCGGCCTACGCGGACGGTGCCTTCGACGACGTCACCGACACCGGGCGCGAGACCAACTTCGTCGCCTACATCGCGGTGGGCGTGTGGCACCACTACCTCTCCACCGGCGACGACACCTTCCTCGACCGCATGTGGCCGTCCGTCCACGCCGCCATCGAGTTCGTCCTGCAACTCCAGCAGTCCGGTGGGCAGATCGGCTGGCGGCGCGACGAGGACGGCACGGCGAACCCGGACGCGCTGCTCACCGGTTCCTCCTCGATCCACCACGCCCTGCGGTGCGCTCTCGCCATCGCCGAGCAGCGCGAAGAGCCGCAACCGGACTGGGAGTTGGCCGCGGGCGCGCTGCGGCACGCGATACGCCGGCATCCGGAGCGGTTCCTCGACAAGGACCGCTACTCCATGGACTGGTACTACCCCGTGCTGGGCGGCGCGCTCACGGGCGCCGAGGCCAAGTCCCGTATGGAGGAGGGCTGGGAGCGGTTCGTCGTGCCCGGCCTCGGGGTGCGGTGCGTCGTACCGAACCCGTGGGTGACGGGCGGTGAGTCGGCCGAACTCGCCCTGGCCCTGTGGGCGATGGGCGAGTCCGACCGGGCGCTGGACATCCTGCAGTCGATCCAGCATCTGCGGGATGCCGAGAGCGGGCTGTACTGGACCGGGTACGTCTTCGAGGACCAGGCGATCTGGCCCCGCGAACTGACGACCTGGACCGCCGGTTCCCTGCTGCTGGCCGTCGCGGCGCTCGGCGGGCACGAGGCGACCTGCGCCGTGTTCGGCGGAGACCGCCTGCCCGCGGGGCTGGACCCGGACTGCTGCGGCTGA
- a CDS encoding VWA domain-containing protein — protein MKRRTLTACLTLTLLAALTSCGGGDEDITLRVLASPELADLEPLLGDLKDDTGVELDMDYRATADLSGARGSSYDLAWPASDRSFLLRLQDKGERAARPESTPIMRSPVVVGLTPRTADTLTARAPDGRLSWADIADAAADGTVRFGMADPRSSDTGRAALVGVATAAAGTGSALREQDVSCDRLRGFRSGQTLTGASSRELIAAYPGHQGEANALIAHESELLSLNASKKLREPLRIVHPDDGMVLSDFPLLLLDADERGAYRKVVDWLLKDDVQRELMRRTWRRPVNQDVTPAEPLREAVGNALSYPDRLSIVERLVADYGDPASATTDQVVFLLDFSGSMRGERIAGLRAAFAGLSGADPTSTGKFARFYRGEHLTVVRFGERVLQERTVTVRGDGDLRALGKVVAAGSFDDFTAVWSALDRGYRIATDAVREAPERPVAIVLMTDGESNAGISYAEFLRRYERLGADAREVPTFPVHFGEADAAALDKAARATGGRMVDADESSLSDAFKEIRGCH, from the coding sequence GTGAAGCGCCGCACCCTCACCGCCTGTCTGACGCTGACCCTGCTCGCCGCCCTCACCTCCTGCGGCGGCGGAGACGAGGACATCACCCTGCGCGTCCTCGCCAGCCCCGAACTCGCCGACCTGGAACCACTGCTGGGCGACCTGAAGGACGACACCGGCGTCGAGCTCGACATGGACTACCGGGCCACGGCCGACCTGTCCGGCGCCCGCGGCTCGTCGTACGACCTGGCCTGGCCGGCCTCCGACCGCTCCTTCCTGCTGCGGCTCCAGGACAAGGGCGAACGGGCGGCCCGCCCCGAGTCGACGCCGATCATGCGCTCGCCCGTGGTCGTCGGCCTCACCCCGCGGACCGCCGACACACTCACGGCCCGGGCACCGGACGGGCGGCTGTCCTGGGCGGACATCGCGGACGCGGCGGCCGACGGCACCGTACGGTTCGGGATGGCCGATCCGCGCAGCAGCGACACCGGGCGCGCGGCCCTCGTCGGCGTCGCCACCGCCGCCGCGGGCACCGGCAGCGCACTGCGCGAACAGGACGTCTCCTGCGACCGGTTGCGCGGCTTCCGCTCCGGCCAGACCCTCACCGGCGCCAGCTCGCGCGAGCTCATCGCCGCCTACCCGGGCCATCAGGGCGAGGCGAACGCGCTGATCGCCCACGAGTCGGAGCTGCTGTCCCTCAACGCCTCCAAGAAGCTCCGCGAACCCCTGCGGATCGTCCACCCCGACGACGGCATGGTGCTGTCCGACTTCCCGCTGCTCCTCCTCGACGCCGACGAGCGGGGCGCCTACCGCAAGGTCGTCGACTGGCTGCTGAAGGACGACGTGCAGCGCGAACTGATGCGGCGCACCTGGCGCCGCCCGGTCAACCAGGACGTCACCCCGGCCGAGCCGCTGCGCGAGGCGGTCGGCAACGCCCTGTCCTACCCCGACCGGCTCTCCATCGTGGAACGGCTCGTCGCCGACTACGGCGATCCCGCGAGCGCCACCACCGACCAGGTGGTGTTCCTGCTCGACTTCTCCGGCTCCATGCGCGGCGAGCGGATCGCCGGCCTGCGCGCCGCGTTCGCCGGGCTCAGCGGCGCCGACCCCACCTCCACCGGCAAGTTCGCCCGCTTCTACCGGGGCGAACACCTCACCGTCGTACGGTTCGGCGAGCGGGTCCTCCAGGAGCGCACGGTCACCGTGCGCGGCGACGGCGACCTGCGCGCCCTCGGCAAGGTCGTGGCCGCCGGCTCCTTCGACGACTTCACCGCCGTCTGGTCCGCCCTCGACCGCGGCTACCGCATCGCCACGGACGCCGTGCGCGAGGCACCCGAACGGCCCGTCGCCATCGTGCTGATGACAGACGGCGAGAGCAACGCGGGCATCTCCTACGCCGAGTTCCTGCGCCGGTACGAGCGTCTGGGCGCCGACGCACGCGAAGTGCCCACCTTCCCAGTCCACTTCGGCGAGGCCGACGCGGCGGCGCTGGACAAGGCCGCCCGCGCGACCGGAGGCCGAATGGTCGACGCCGACGAGTCATCCCTCTCCGACGCCTTCAAGGAGATCCGTGGGTGTCATTGA